TAAGAATTTGACGGCATACGCCCAAGCCAAAGCCAATATTTTTAAACATCAAACTAAAAATGATTTTTTGATCTTGAATAAAAAAAATCCTTGGACCAAATTCTTCTTAAAACAATCCGCCAGTTGGCGGACCAAAAGCAAAATCATTTACTCCAGCATTGTTAAACCTCCAGGGTTTAACAAATCTTTTGTTCAACACTTAGTGTTGAACATGGGAGAACATAATTTGCAAAATCTTGTGATCGCAGCTCTGGCCGCTAACTTAGCTGGCGTGGATTGGAACTTGATAAAAAAAGCCGTAAAAACCCTGCCTCAAATAAAATTTAGGCAAGAAATTATCTATCAAAAAGATGGCTTGACGATTGTAAACGACACCACCGCCACCTCGCCCGATGCCACCATCGCCGCTTTAAACAGATTCGCCTATCGAGGTTCAACCTCGATAGTATTGATAACCGGCGGCACTAGTAAAAATTTAGAATTTAATCCGCCAGTTGGCGGATGGGCTCGCGCTGTTAAAAAACACATAAAACCAGCCAATCTTTTCCTTTTAGATGGTTCGGCTACTAAAAAAATGTTGGACTCGCTTGGCGAAAAATATTTTAAAAAATCTAGACCCCAGCTCTATCTAGATTTTAATATTCTTTTGACTTCGGCCTTAAAACATGCGAAATTAATAAAAGGTAAAAAGGTATTACTGTTTTCACCCTCGGCCGCTTCGTTTGAAAAATTCAAAAACGAATTCGACCGTGGAGAGCGGTTCAACCAGTTCTTTAAAGAAAGGAGTTAAATGTGGATATTCTGGAACAAGCCTATTTTATTGCCGTACCAAATTCAAAACCTCTGCCTCCTGATACATCGCCAACAAAACTTGCCGAGCTGGCTATCGAAAGTCTAGCGGGTTCAAGAGTACATCCCATCGGTATGATCGCAGAGTGTCGACAAAGAATTCTGGATGACCCTAAAGTCAACCCAGAAATACGGGATCTTGCAGATGAAATGCTCCGATAAACCGGAACCACCGCCGAAGGCGGTGGTTTTTTAATACGAAAACGAATCTACCAATAACCCGTTAGAATCATACAAATATAAAGTATCGTCTAAATCGTCTAAAATTTCGTGATTACGGCCCAAATAAACTTTCCATTTGCCCAAATAAAAACTAGCTCGATTTTTAGACCTATCTACGCAGGCTTGATAGTTATAATTCTTAGTAATAAATTCCCGGCACGAAGGTTCGTTAATAAAACTAAAATATTCTAACTTTGGCTCCCTACAAGAATTTAGGCCTTCCAGATATCTTCGGCAAGAAATACTGTAACTATTGTAATCCGACGGGCTGGGCAAATTACACCTGCCCCCGCCAGATAAAGAATCATAACTTTCAAAGGCGCTCGCCATATAGCCATCGCAAGAATTCTCCTGAAAATTTACGCCCAACGGGCTTCTCTTGCCCACATAAATATCGGCAATGTTTCCCTTATTTAAAACAATGTTATCTGTGGCGTTTAGATCTCGGGCGTTAAACACCCTTGAAGCTTTCGGAATTTCAAACGAATTGTTAAAACGTTTTGTTTTTAAAAACCACCCCGTAATATTAACCCCTAAATCGCTAGCCCGATTAACTATAGATATTTTTTCGTAGTGAGGCTTGCCGGCAGAGCCTCTATAATTAACGTTGTTAATTTTAATTTTTCCAAAATAGTTAGAAACATTCACCAAAAAAGTCCTAGCGGCGGCGGTATTATCAAATTCACCTTTAGAGTTTTTAGCCCGCGCCAAAAGCGTATAGGTTTTTTTACCGGAGGGCAGATTATAAGAAACTTTGCCGTTAACCGCCCGCCAACCCGTATCGTAGCCAATAAGCCACACCTCAAAACGAGTGGTTTTTTCAAATGGCAAAACCTGCCAGCCATCTAAAACAAAATCAACTTTAGTATTTTGGATAACGCCATTTTGTTCTGGTCCGCCTAAAATAACGGTTTCCATCGGGCTAAAAAATATGCCCGTTTTTACAGATTGCAATTGATTTTGCCGAGTTTGCGGTAAAAATACCGAAACCTTGCTTCTTACTCTTTTTTTAATATCGCTGACCTTGCCGGCTTCGGCTGGTATGCCCACAGCCAAAACCAAAAGACAAACCACGAGCAAAATAACTCGCTTGTTAAAAATTTTACTTGCCCTTCGTAGCCTTGCCGCGCCCTTGCGAAGCCTTGTGCGAAGGAGGGGCGTAGGAGGGTTTGATTTTATAAAGTTCGCATTCACACTTTTTATGCCGTGCTGGGCAAACAGCGCGACCATAGTTTATTATTCTATAAGTATAACTAAACCATTCGTTTTTAGGAATTATTTGCATTAAGTCTTTTTCTATTTTGACTGGATTGGATTCCTTTGTGAATCCAAGTTTTTGATTTATACGTATCATATGCGTATCCACAGCTATACCATCAACAACATTGTAGGCATTCCCCAAAACCACGTTAGCGGTTTTTCGGGCTACCCCGGGCAAGGTGAGAATTTCTAGCATTGTATTTGGAACTTTGCCACCAAATTTAGATTCAACAAGCTTAACCGCGCCAAGTATATTTTTAGTTTTGGCGCGATAAAAACCGCACGAATGAATTAGTTTTTCTAGTTGCGTTTGAGTTAGTTTGGAAAAATCCTTAGTGGTTTTATATTTCTTAAATATATTTTCTGTAACTTGGTTTACTTTTTTATCTGTGCATTGCGCCGAAAGAATAACTGCCACCAAAAGTTGAACAGGATTTTCAAAATTTAAGGCAATTTTAGCTTCGGGAAATTTATTCTTTAAAAATTTTATAACCTTAAGCGCCCGTTTTTTCTTTTCTAAAAGCGATTCGGTTTTTGTAAAATCTTGTGCAAATTGTCTAAAACTCATATAGATACTATAGCAAAATTTAAAGTGGATAACCCGTCTTGCTTTGGTATATTACAGGACTATAATAAAAGTGAACTTGGTGGTTGGTTCCGATGAAAAGTCGGAATACAGGATTTTAAAAGTTTTAGCTCAAAATTATTTGTTCAAGGGATTCCTAAATTGCGACTGCGTGCTGATTCGTTCGGGCGTTGATCGTTGCGGAAACCCACCTATTAATTAGGCTGAACACACTTTTAAAATCCCGACCAAGTTCATTAAAAAACCCGAGATTTTATTCTCGGATTTTTTAATTTATCCCAACTTTATAAACCTAAAACTTTTGACACCTGTTTTATAAGCCCCACCGCCACAGTTGCTGGCAATAAACTGTAAGATTTTTCTCCAGCATCATCTTTAATTGTCCACGTTTCTTGGATTGTCTTTACTTTATTTGAAGATTTATCCAGTTCGTAACGATAACATGGTGTAATTTCATAATCATCTACAAACTTTTTAGCTGAATCAACTGGCACAGAATTTCGTAAATAAATTTTAGTAATGCCATTTAATCCCACCAGAGTTTTCATAACTTTATCGTCAACTTCTATTCGGTCTCTAATTGCTTCAATGCCTAAACTATCACCCTCCTTAGGCACCATTCTGCCTCCATTACAACCGACGTCATCACAAATTAAATAAAATTGTTTTGTTTTTTCGTCATAACCAACTTCTTTTGTAGCAAGAACCCTAATATTGCGGGGCGTCTGGCACTTAGAGCAAATTACTCTAAATTTTATGCGCTCGTCCATCACAGACTCTGGAACGTTTATAAACACAAAAAAATCGGGGTCGTCGCGATAGCCCATCAAGGCTCTAAAATAAAGAGAATAGGAAATTTGATCTAAATCGCGAGGGAAACCATCTATAAAGATGGCTTTGCCTTTTAGCATACTAATTTGACGCTCTACTAAAGCCAGAATAACTTCTGTAGGCAAAAGCGATTTAGTATCGCGGCCTAAAATAATTTCCAATGCCTTTTCCACTGTAATCGGCCCTCTATAACGTCTCTTTAAAAATTCAATAAGTTCTTTCTTTTTAGTTTTATCGCCCAATTCTTTGTGAACACTGCGCACAATATCGCCTATAGAAATATGGGCAACTTTGTCGCTGCCAACCGCTTCCATAAAAAGTTTAGTATAAGTGCCTTTACCAGAATTCTTTTTGCCTAGTAAAAAACCTACGAAGGTATTCTTCTTTAAATATTTTTGTATTTTTTTAATATCTTCGCCAGCTTTTAACTTAAAATATTTTTGGCGATCGGCTGGGTCCTCTAGCTTAAAAACTTGCTTAACACCACTGACTTTTGTTTTAAAAATCGGGAAAGAAGAATTATTCATTGTTTGTTTTTATATTAACGATTTCGTAGTATATCAGATTTTAAGAAAAAACAAAGTCCCGCTAGTGAATTTCCGATATGCATTTGTTAAAATAAACCACTTGTCCACTTTTCAGGCGATCACATTAAAAGTGGATTTATTAAACTTTATTAAACACCAAGTGTTCAATAAAAAATAAAAACCCGTAGTGACCGCCTTGGGCGAGTCTACTACGGGGTGAAACCCTGCTAGCGAATTCCCGATTTTTCCGGCTTTCGTTAAAAAGCCTTTCGGAAATTCTGCTACGGGGAGCCCCCGACTTTCGCCGGGAGCTACATCAAGGTCAAACCTTGATAACTATATCTTTTTTTGACCAATCATTTCCGCAACTTCCTCAATCGGATTCTTGTGCTGGTGAACTTCCTGCGGAATCTGCTGAACCTTGTATTTCTCCTTGAGATTGCAGGCTCCTTGTTCAGTCATCCACTTCAGCCACATAGCAACGCCGTTCTCCGTCGGTTCGTTCCGATACTTCGCGTTGGAGATCAACTCGTCCAGCCGAGCGAGATTATTCGGTGTACCGGCCTCTGCGAGTTCGGGGAACCACCTCAAAAGCCAAGGTTTGCATTCGTCGTTTGCTCTTGGAAACTGGTGAGCGAACAGGTTGTCGCCGGTCATGAAGTTCAGAATGTCGTACACGCCATCGGTGTGCCGAGTGGAAACGACACGTCCCGTGATAATGCTCAATACATCACTAACATGAAACTCTCTCTCTCTTTCCTTTTTTGCCATCATGATATTTCCTCCTTTGATTGGGATTGCGGACGATTTGTCCGAGGGTTAGATCTTCCTGAAAAAAGCTCCGGAAAAAGTTGCGCCGGGAGTGCCTACTTCTGCACTATAGAGAGAACTTTCACCAACAGAACTCCCTTCAGAATCCACAACCTTGACCCACTGGTGGTGGCCTACGGAATTCCCGATATTCTTCGGGCATGGATCGTCGTGCTCTATCATTTCATCGGGCCACGGATCTTGGCCAGACTTGTAAAATTCATCTGCTCCGCATTCGCAGTGTAACGGAGGAACTGGTATGACCTCCGAAACCCGAAAAGGTCCTTCGCTATACTCTTCAATCCGCTTGCCTTCCCTCCACGCAACTGAATTCCCGACAGAAAAACTTTCCTTTTTTTCTTTTTTTGCGGTTTTCATTTTACCCCTCCTGTTTAATGAATCTTACAAGGTTGAACCCAACCAGCAGGGAAATCCAGACACTGATCACCACGCTCCAACCATACTGCCTGACCCACCACTCCCACACTGGCATAGTCATCCTTTTCACTTTAACCCCCTCCATTAGTGAGTTTAAAAACAAGTTTTTGAAGAACAAATTATGCCGAAATGATACCATATCACAATGATAAAAGTCAATAGCGAGTAAATAACCCAAATAAACCCATATTTTAAGCCATATTTTCCTATGAGTTTTTAACGAGTAGCTGAAAATATGTGCCCCGTAGTGATGCAAAGCCGAGCTCGGCGAAGCATCTACTACTGGGGCCATTTTTTCACATTTTCATACGCCGTACTCCGAGCATACGATCGTATGCTCGGTGTACGTTATTTAAATTTAAAATGCTAACTAAAATGAGATCAAAATTAACGATACACCACATCACCCAATTGGTCGTTCCTAAAAACTTTAACTCCAAACTTATTTAACCTATCCAACACTAACGGCGTGGGGTGACCATACGAATTTTTACCAACTTGTATAATAGCTTCTTCGGGTTTGGTAATTTTTAATAAAGCTTCCGATGTAGAAGTTTTAGAACCATGATGCCCTATCTTTAGGACGTCTACATCTGAAACTATATTTGACTTGATTAATTCTTTTTCTAAAACTTCATCCATATCGCCTGTTAACAAAAACTTTTTGTGGCCCAAGTTTAATTCACTAACAATCATAGATTCATGTATGCCTTTAAAATTTACACCGAGAGTCTCTTTGACCGGCGCCAAAATGTGCAAAATCAGATTTTGCACATTTTTGTCCAACACCTGGTGTTGGACAAAGCTTACTGTATCGCCAGCTTGGGCTAAATATATTTTAGAACCTTCCAGTTTTAAGACTGCCAAAAAATCAGCGTAAACCTTACTTTCATAATTAGCGCCCGCCAACATAAAATTTTTAACATTATAATCTTTTAAAATAGATACTAAACCACGCAAGTGATCGGCGTGGGGGTGGGACAAAATAACAAGTTCTATGTCTTTGTCGTAAAAAGGCATATAGCGCGAAATCTTGGCCGAAACACCGGCCGACGGCCCGCCATCTATTAAAATTTGAATATCACTTGGTAAAACTATTAACTGGCTATCGCCCTGGCCCACATCTAAAAAAATAACTTGAGCTTTTTGATTTTCTTTTTCCAAAACAAACCAAAAAATTAAAACTGTAAGAAAAATTAATATGCCTAAAACAAAACTTTTAGTTAAGTGGATCATTATAGCCGTGATTTTCTAAATACTTCCAAAACAAATAAAGAAAGGGATAAAAAATTAAAATGGCTAAGCCCGATTTTCCCATATTAACACTCGCCCAAGAAAACGAAGCAAAAAATTCTACAATCTTTATATTTACTTTTAAAATAAGCCAAACCGGCCATAAAAATATTTGCGCTAAATAGCTAGACCAAAAAACTGTTACAAATCCTAAACCTAAAAACATTATAGGGTTAAGCAGGGGCACCACAAAAATATTGGCTATGGGGCTTATAACCGAAAGTGTACCAAAGTTATATAAAATAATAGGCCAAGTGGTTGTTTGCGCTGCCATAGAAAGCACAACAAGTTCGCGCGCTGGTTTTGTGGGGACCCAAAATAAAACCCTTGCCCAAAAATTTTTAAAATAAATTATGCCAATAACCGCCAAAAAAGAAAGCTGAAACCCAATACTAAAAACTAAAAGCTTGGGGTTTAACGCCACCATAAAAAATGCGGCCAACATTATGGGCCGCCAAGCCTGCACCAACCTGCCCTTATTTTTGGCCCAAAGTAAAAGTATACCCATAATACCCGCCCGCACTGCCGAAGCTGGCGCACCCACTAAAAATATAAACATAATTACGGCAATAACTGCCACATAAAAAGCTTGCTTGCGCCACAAACCTAACCAAAGCCCAAAACTCATTAGCATTAAGGCAATTATAGAAATATTCATTCCGGAAATCGCTAAAACATGCCGCGTACCGGTTATGTTAAAGTCTTCTTTAATTTTTTGAGCCACATCTTTTTCGTAGCCAAAAACCATAGCGTTAAAAAGTGAGGCTTCGTTTTGGGGCAAAATAGATTTGGTGCGTTTGACTAAATATTCACGCGAGGTGTGCCAAAAAGTTTTTTCTTCTTTGGAAAAATCCTCATGGTAAGTCCCTGCCCGAAAAAAACCCAGAGCGCAAGAAAGTAAAAGAATGAAAAATAAAAACGATCTACCGGACCCGCCCCAAATTTCAAAAATAGAAAAAATTACAGCTATTAAAATTAAAATAAAAAAGAGCCAAAAAGAAAAACCGACAATTGATTGAAATAGCACGCCCATTAAAAACCCAAAACACATTCCAATTAATGCCCTTGATGATTTCATTACTTTAAAGTATACTCGCAAAAGCTATATCAAGTTAAATTTCTAAATCCCAATTTCTAATTTCTAAACAAATCTCAATGTCTAAATTCCAAACTGTTTAATTGTTGCTTATAATTTAGAATTTGTTTAGGATTTAGTGCTTAGGATTTGATTGGTTATTAGTAATTAGAAATTAGTCATTTTTTACCAAAATATGCTATCAATGAATGATCTAAGGCCCGGTGTTTTGATAGATTTGGAGGGCGAACCCTACCAAGTTTTGGAGTCTAACTTTAATAAAGTAGCTCAACGTAGGCCAGTTATGCAAACCAAAATCCGTAATGTAATTACGGGCAAGGTTCGCGCCGAAACTTTCCAACAGTCCGACAGTATCAAAGAAGCCGAAATTGAGCGCTTAAAATCTAAATTTACTTACCGCACCAAAAATGAATTCTTTTTTCAAACCGAGGACGCAGGAAAAATGGGATTCACCGAAGAAATTTTAGGCGACAAAATAAATTACTTAAAAAAAGATACGCCGGTGGATATTTTTGTATTTAAAGGTAAGCCAATTTCTTTGGAACTACCCATTAAAGTTATTTTAGAAGTTAAAGATGCTCCGCCAGCCACCCGAGGCGACACGGTGCAAGGCGCGCTAAAAGACGCCGTTTTAGAAACCGGCGCCGAAATAAAAGTTCCGTTGTTTATTGAAGCTGGAGAAAAAATAGAGGTAGATACTAGAACCGGCACTTACGTTCGTCGAGCCCAAGAAGCGTAGCACAAAAATTTATATAAAATATGCGAAGTCCGCCGTAGCATTGCTAAGGGCGGACTTTTGAATATCGATCAAGAGTTAAAACTTTATATTGTATATAAGTTTATAAAGAGATGCGGAGGCGGAAAAACTAAAAACCATTTTTTGAAGCCATAGCCAAAGCAATTAAAAGAGAAAGCACTAACCCCACCATAAAGCCAATTAATAAGCCAGTAAGCATTTTATTGTTTTCCAGAAAAAAACTTTGTAATTTCCTCCCAATTTGCAGACGAAATTACGGCGATTGTTCCGCCTAGAAAAAGACCTGCCAAAAAACCAATTATTAGACCTATAACCATAACATCTTAAATAAATACTAAACCCTAAGCACTAAATCCTAAACAAATTCTAAATCACAAGTGAAAATTATAAAATTTGGGATTTAGACGTTGGGATTTGTTTAGAAATTAGAATTTAGAGCTTATAATTTTTAGTATTCCATACCTTTTCGAGCTGAAACCCCCTTATTAAAAGGATGTTTTATTTCTTTAACTTCCGAAACCAAGTCTGCTAAATCTATAAGCTTAGCGTGAGCATCGCGCCCTGTAACCATAATATTAACAATTCCACGGTATTTTTTCAAAAAAGAAAACACCGGGCTTATTTTTAGCAAGCTTAATTTTATAGCTACGTTAATTTCGTCTAAAACCACCAACTGATATTTTTTAGATTCTATAGCTTTTTTGGCTATAGCCCAAGTTTCTTCGGCAGCCTTAATGTGTACCGAGCGCGGATAAGGGTCGCCTAAAATTCCAACAAAACCTTTTCCGCCTTTTATAATCTGGAAAGTAGAAGGTGGAATATTGAAGGTGGTTGATAATTTATCTTCTCCAGAAACCCAAGGTCCTTTTATAAACTGATACATTATGGCTCGGCCACCCTCGCCCACCACACGCAAAGCCTGTCCGAGAGCGCTAGTAGTCTTACCCTTACCGTTTCCTGTTACAACAATTAGCATGCCAAATTTATCTAAGAGCGAAGCGATTAGTTATTAAATTTGAGCACCCAGCTACCTTTTTACCTTAAAAAGGTAGCTGGGTAAGGTTTTGTTACCACTCGGTAACCCGAGCGGTGTTTTTATTCGCTAGTTTTGATTTTTGCTTGCCCCTCGTAGCTTTACCTTGTCCTTCCGAAGCCTTGCGCGAAGGAGGAGCGAAGTGGGGAGATTTTATTTTTGATTTTCTAAGAGCACCCCCCATTGGCCTCCCCGCACTGCCGGCAGGTTAAACAAGTGCCCGTGCGAATCATCATGCCGCCACAAAGCTTGCAAACTGTACCGGCATAAATTACACCAACCGATTTTTTTACGGCTATAGGTTCGCTTGCTAGTTTTGCTTGCCCCGAGCCATGTCGAGGGACCTCCACCACCACCGTTTCTTTACTAGCTAAACTTTCCATAATTAAACTGTTCCCTTCTGTGGGTGTTCCGATTTTCGGTAAATGAGTTTCTATTCTATTGGTCGAATCCAAACCAAATTCAGCTAAATCATCGGCCGGTAAAAATCTCAAAGCCAAATATTTAAAAATATAATCGGTGATGGAACTAGCTACTGGAATATTTTGGTTTTCGGTAAAACCCATCGGTTCGTAACGCCCGTGTATAAACTGATGACACAATTTTTTTAAGGGCACGCCGTGTTGCAAGGCCATAGAAACAGAAATGGCAAATGTATCTAATAAACCGGCCAAGGTTGAACCTTGCTTGGCAATACGAATAAATATTTCGGCTAAAGTACTGTCATCGTAAATACTGTGCGTTAAAAAACCTTGATGCCCCGCGATAGTAAATTTATGCGTTTCCGAACTGCGAATGGATGGCAGCTTCCGCTGTTGGGGCGCAATATTTAAAGTTAATTGGGCTTTGGTTTCTCCGCCAGCTGGCAGACTTTTTGTTTTTTTGGTAGATAAAGGTTGCGCGGCTTTGCAACCATCGCGATACACTGCAAAAGCTTTTAAGCCCAGTTTCCAACCCATCATATAGGCGTCTTGAATTTCTTCTACGGTAGTTTCTTCAGACATATTGAAAGTTTTAGAAATTGCGCCAGAAATAAATGGCTGAACCGCCGCTACCATTTTAACGTGACCCTGCCAATGGATGGATCTGGTACCGGCTTGTGGCCTAACCGCGCAATCAAAAATAGCTAAATGTTCTTCTTTAAAACTTGGCGCGCCTTCCACCACGCCCCTATCTTCTATATATTTCATTATTTCTTTACTTTGATTTAAAGAATAGCCAAGTTTTTTTAAGGCGAAAGGAATGGTATCGGCCACAAATTTCATATAACCGCCGCCCACCAGCTGTTTATAAACCAAAGGCGCAAACAGAGGCTCCACACCCGTGCAAGCGCAATCCATCATTAAAGCAATCGTGCCGGTGGGCGCAATAACTGTAACTTGAGAATTTCTAACGCCGTATTTTTTGGCTAAATTGTAGGCCTCAACCCAAGTCTCGCCCGCAGATTTTAAAAGTTTTTTATCATCAAGCGCTTTTACACTTATTTCTTTTACTTTATCGCGATGCATACCGATAACTTTTAACTGCGGTTCTTTGTTTACCTCATAGCCATTATGCGCGCCTATTTTTGAAGCTATAACCGCAGATAGCTTGTAAGCTTCACCGCTCATAAGCGCGGTGATGGCACCCGCCCAAGCGCGAGCCGCATCGGAATCGTAAGCCAAAGCTTTAGCCATTAAGAGTCCGCCCAAGTTTGTAAAACCTAAACCCAACTCTCTAAAATCGTGGGCGACTTGTTCAATTTTAGGTGTGGGATACGAAGAATGCCCCACAATAATTTCTTGAGCCAAAATCATAATATCCACCGCCTGAACAAAATCCTTCACTTTAAACATTCCATCTTTATCCAAAAAATGAATTAAATTTATAGACGACAAATTACAGGCCGAATTATCTAGGTGCATATACTCACTGCAAGGATTGCAGCCATTGATCGGCCCCGTGTTAGAAGATGTATGCCACCTGTCTATGGTGGTTTTGTAATGCACACCGGGATCGGCACATTCCCAAGCGGCTTGCGATATTTCATGCATAAGTTCGCGGGCTTGGTAGGTATCGGCCACTTTTCCTGTTTTAATAAATTTAGTCTGCCATTCTTTATCTTCCTCTACTGCTTTTAAAAATTCGTCAGAAAGCCGAACAGAGTTGTTAGCATTTTGATATTGAATAGACGCCCAAGCTGGCTCGTTTAAGTTCTGCATATTATAACCGGTAGTAATAAACGCCCGAACTTTTTTTTCTTCCTCGGCTTTACAACGGATAAATTCCATTACATCGGGGTGATCTATATTTAACAAAACCATTTTGGCGGCGCGCCTGGTAGCTCCGCCCGATTTAATCATACCAGCCACCGAATCTGCTCCGCGCATAAACGAAACCGGTCCCGAAGAAAAACCGCCATGAGACAATGGTTCTCGGGAAGATCTTAATGCTGATAAATTTATGCCCGCCCCCGATCCGCCTTTAAAAATTCTGGCTTCGGTGGAAATCCAATCCATAATGGATTCCATATTGTCATCTACGCTTAAAATAAAGCAGGCCGAACATTGCGGTTTTTCTTTTATGCCGACGTTAAACCAAACTGGGCTATTAAAAGCCGCTTTTTGGTAAACCAATAAATGAGTTAATTCATTTTCAAAAGTTTTAGCTTCGTTTTTGGTATTAAAATAGCCGGACTTTTCTCCCCATGCGGTAATATTTTTTACCACGCGGTTTATCATTTGCTTAACCGAAGTTTCACGTTTGTCGCCCGAACCGCGAAAATATTTAGAACCAGCAATGCTAGCCGCGTTATGCGACCAAAATTTGGGAAACTCTAAATTTTTGGCATCCACCAATGTGCCCTGCGGGCCAGATATTTTTATATCCCGCTTCTCCCACTTAAATTCATCGTAGGGATGAACACTGGGTTTAGTAAAATATCGTTTAACCAAAGATATTTTGGAATCACCCTTAATACGATTAACTAGTGAATCACGTTTGACGTGATTGACGCGATTGGCCACAGCAGAATTTCTCATATTTTTTATGAGATTCG
Above is a genomic segment from bacterium containing:
- a CDS encoding nucleoside monophosphate kinase, producing the protein MNNSSFPIFKTKVSGVKQVFKLEDPADRQKYFKLKAGEDIKKIQKYLKKNTFVGFLLGKKNSGKGTYTKLFMEAVGSDKVAHISIGDIVRSVHKELGDKTKKKELIEFLKRRYRGPITVEKALEIILGRDTKSLLPTEVILALVERQISMLKGKAIFIDGFPRDLDQISYSLYFRALMGYRDDPDFFVFINVPESVMDERIKFRVICSKCQTPRNIRVLATKEVGYDEKTKQFYLICDDVGCNGGRMVPKEGDSLGIEAIRDRIEVDDKVMKTLVGLNGITKIYLRNSVPVDSAKKFVDDYEITPCYRYELDKSSNKVKTIQETWTIKDDAGEKSYSLLPATVAVGLIKQVSKVLGL
- the murD gene encoding UDP-N-acetylmuramoyl-L-alanine--D-glutamate ligase, with amino-acid sequence MPPSEYIKNKKVLIMGLGLLGGGIATTKWLVKHGAKVTVTDLKSRADLAGSIKALGPAIKKVKLVLGKHNESDFKNNQIIVVNPAVPKESPFLKIAREAGVTLENEATLFFNLCSSPIIAVTGTRGKTTTVNWILHFLNQKYPNSVLTGNSSDSPMLGVLDGLDGQSPVVVELSSWHLELLPVSKKSPHISVITNIYPDHLNRYKNLTAYAQAKANIFKHQTKNDFLILNKKNPWTKFFLKQSASWRTKSKIIYSSIVKPPGFNKSFVQHLVLNMGEHNLQNLVIAALAANLAGVDWNLIKKAVKTLPQIKFRQEIIYQKDGLTIVNDTTATSPDATIAALNRFAYRGSTSIVLITGGTSKNLEFNPPVGGWARAVKKHIKPANLFLLDGSATKKMLDSLGEKYFKKSRPQLYLDFNILLTSALKHAKLIKGKKVLLFSPSAASFEKFKNEFDRGERFNQFFKERS
- a CDS encoding elongation factor P, whose product is MNDLRPGVLIDLEGEPYQVLESNFNKVAQRRPVMQTKIRNVITGKVRAETFQQSDSIKEAEIERLKSKFTYRTKNEFFFQTEDAGKMGFTEEILGDKINYLKKDTPVDIFVFKGKPISLELPIKVILEVKDAPPATRGDTVQGALKDAVLETGAEIKVPLFIEAGEKIEVDTRTGTYVRRAQEA
- a CDS encoding MBL fold metallo-hydrolase, whose protein sequence is MIHLTKSFVLGILIFLTVLIFWFVLEKENQKAQVIFLDVGQGDSQLIVLPSDIQILIDGGPSAGVSAKISRYMPFYDKDIELVILSHPHADHLRGLVSILKDYNVKNFMLAGANYESKVYADFLAVLKLEGSKIYLAQAGDTVSFVQHQVLDKNVQNLILHILAPVKETLGVNFKGIHESMIVSELNLGHKKFLLTGDMDEVLEKELIKSNIVSDVDVLKIGHHGSKTSTSEALLKITKPEEAIIQVGKNSYGHPTPLVLDRLNKFGVKVFRNDQLGDVVYR
- a CDS encoding cob(I)yrinic acid a,c-diamide adenosyltransferase, producing the protein MLIVVTGNGKGKTTSALGQALRVVGEGGRAIMYQFIKGPWVSGEDKLSTTFNIPPSTFQIIKGGKGFVGILGDPYPRSVHIKAAEETWAIAKKAIESKKYQLVVLDEINVAIKLSLLKISPVFSFLKKYRGIVNIMVTGRDAHAKLIDLADLVSEVKEIKHPFNKGVSARKGMEY
- a CDS encoding ComEC/Rec2 family competence protein — encoded protein: MKSSRALIGMCFGFLMGVLFQSIVGFSFWLFFILILIAVIFSIFEIWGGSGRSFLFFILLLSCALGFFRAGTYHEDFSKEEKTFWHTSREYLVKRTKSILPQNEASLFNAMVFGYEKDVAQKIKEDFNITGTRHVLAISGMNISIIALMLMSFGLWLGLWRKQAFYVAVIAVIMFIFLVGAPASAVRAGIMGILLLWAKNKGRLVQAWRPIMLAAFFMVALNPKLLVFSIGFQLSFLAVIGIIYFKNFWARVLFWVPTKPARELVVLSMAAQTTTWPIILYNFGTLSVISPIANIFVVPLLNPIMFLGLGFVTVFWSSYLAQIFLWPVWLILKVNIKIVEFFASFSWASVNMGKSGLAILIFYPFLYLFWKYLENHGYNDPLN
- the nth gene encoding endonuclease III, with product MSFRQFAQDFTKTESLLEKKKRALKVIKFLKNKFPEAKIALNFENPVQLLVAVILSAQCTDKKVNQVTENIFKKYKTTKDFSKLTQTQLEKLIHSCGFYRAKTKNILGAVKLVESKFGGKVPNTMLEILTLPGVARKTANVVLGNAYNVVDGIAVDTHMIRINQKLGFTKESNPVKIEKDLMQIIPKNEWFSYTYRIINYGRAVCPARHKKCECELYKIKPSYAPPSHKASQGRGKATKGK